A region from the Alphaproteobacteria bacterium genome encodes:
- a CDS encoding metal ABC transporter permease: MFEPFFIKALLAGMGIAALVGPVGCFVVWRRMAYFGDSLSHSALLGVALGILLGIGVNTGIVIVCILFSLLLIWMQRLKHLANDTLLGILAHAALSIGMVVLGVAGLRVNVHQYLFGDILAVTSQDIAIIYGGGTVLLGLLIWLWRPLLLATIHENLARSDGIRVEWINGALIGIMTCVVAMSVQLIGILLITSLLIIPAATARQVAKSPEQMAVMASVFGMVATVLGLLGSVWADTPSGPSIIVASVGIFALVVLGSLLMSLLRAHKSLVR; the protein is encoded by the coding sequence ATGTTTGAACCTTTTTTTATAAAGGCTTTACTAGCTGGAATGGGCATTGCTGCCCTAGTTGGACCGGTTGGATGCTTTGTTGTATGGCGACGGATGGCTTATTTTGGTGATTCGTTATCCCACAGTGCCCTGCTTGGGGTAGCATTGGGCATTTTACTTGGCATAGGTGTAAATACGGGGATTGTCATTGTTTGCATTTTGTTTTCCCTATTGTTGATCTGGATGCAGCGGCTTAAACATCTGGCTAATGATACCCTCCTGGGCATATTAGCCCATGCCGCTTTGTCGATTGGTATGGTTGTTTTGGGTGTAGCCGGGCTTCGGGTTAATGTCCATCAATATCTATTTGGGGATATTTTAGCGGTGACGTCGCAAGATATCGCGATTATTTATGGAGGAGGTACTGTGCTGCTTGGCCTATTAATATGGTTATGGCGTCCGCTGTTACTTGCTACTATCCATGAAAATCTGGCAAGGTCCGACGGGATCAGGGTTGAATGGATTAATGGAGCCTTGATTGGGATCATGACCTGCGTCGTGGCAATGTCTGTCCAGTTGATTGGCATATTATTAATCACCTCCTTGCTCATTATTCCGGCTGCTACCGCACGGCAAGTGGCTAAATCCCCTGAGCAAATGGCGGTGATGGCTTCCGTATTTGGAATGGTGGCGACGGTATTGGGACTTTTAGGGTCGGTATGGGCCGATACCCCTTCGGGGCCATCGATTATCGTTGCCTCCGTGGGGATCTTTGCGCTGGTGGTTTTGGGGAGTCTGTTGATGAGTCTTCTTAGAGCGCACAAGTCCCTTGTCAGATAA
- a CDS encoding aminotransferase class IV family protein, producing MLTQATTFSDIVFINGYFKPRSEAAVSINDRGFRFGDGIFETIRVSQGALYLWSYHFQRLSLGLKAIKMVALEEQSLKSLCQQIIDKNHLIDGIIRLAITRGEGSAGYRPLTDGSQPTIVIETRPLPHVSQTLLSVWLSRYVRISPSSLPMHAKMMQGMQSTLALLEAQEQGCQEALMLDGNGHISECAAANIFWIKDDILFTPSLKTGCLAGVIRRRVMELSPYPVKEIEADISQLEQARSVFLTNVGWPVVPVSRIVSQSLIFHDVSVAQHFRTLLEKDMIS from the coding sequence GTGTTGACTCAGGCAACAACGTTCTCTGATATTGTTTTTATAAACGGATATTTTAAGCCACGGTCGGAAGCAGCAGTTTCCATAAATGACCGTGGCTTTCGTTTTGGCGATGGTATTTTCGAAACGATCAGGGTTTCACAGGGGGCTCTCTATTTATGGAGTTACCATTTCCAACGATTAAGCTTGGGACTGAAAGCGATTAAGATGGTGGCTCTTGAAGAGCAGTCACTCAAATCGTTATGTCAGCAAATTATTGATAAAAATCACTTAATAGACGGGATTATTCGCTTAGCTATTACGCGAGGAGAAGGGAGCGCTGGGTATCGCCCACTGACGGATGGATCGCAGCCAACAATCGTGATTGAAACCCGTCCTTTACCTCATGTAAGCCAAACGTTACTTTCTGTATGGTTAAGTCGTTATGTGCGTATTTCTCCATCATCACTTCCTATGCACGCGAAGATGATGCAGGGAATGCAATCAACCTTGGCACTCCTGGAAGCCCAGGAACAGGGCTGCCAGGAAGCGCTAATGCTTGATGGGAATGGCCATATCAGCGAATGTGCGGCAGCAAATATATTTTGGATAAAGGATGATATACTTTTTACTCCATCGTTAAAAACAGGATGCCTGGCAGGAGTGATACGAAGACGTGTTATGGAGCTTTCTCCCTATCCTGTTAAAGAAATAGAAGCCGATATTTCCCAATTAGAACAAGCACGTTCAGTATTCTTGACCAATGTGGGCTGGCCTGTTGTTCCGGTTTCACGCATTGTATCCCAATCTCTTATTTTTCATGATGTTTCGGTCGCTCAACATTTCCGAACACTTCTTGAGAAGGATATGATTTCTTAG
- a CDS encoding type II/IV secretion system protein, giving the protein MSSPKKGPKKTVEELESESTGTASIGERLIAKGLISKDQLEVALREQRQTGSKKMLGTILVDMGFITEAALGDVFTESTGIEQYDLKSAALDPELVRKIPKEVAIRNKVIPVSMTGDKVLIAMTDVYNIMVLDQIKRYFDKTTRIVPVYASPPDIIEMIDIYYAYEMSIGGILKEIETGISDESITLSGEGEGYTNPTIRLVDALLIDAVKKQASDLHFEPEENFLRLRYRIDGELRQIRTFHKNYWPAIAVRIKILSDMNIAETRRPQDGRINYNILGRVIDFRVATHPTIHGENIVMRVLDRKNSLMPLEKLGFPAHSEALLKKCIKRPEGIIIITGPTGSGKTTTLYSILSYINSMTVNIMTLEDPVEYQLSLIRQTNIKAEVGMDFKSGIKSLMRQDPNIVFVGEVRDEDTATLAVRAAMTGHQVYTTLHTNDAMGAIPRLIDIGVKNTLLSGSLICILAQRLVRRLCPKCKVPHTATADECRILGVDPNSPPTIYEHKGCDECEGMGYKGRIGVTEILPVDKELDDMIARGETRKVMLEHAKSHGFITMQDEAIDKIKAGMTDLEEVIKNIDMTERL; this is encoded by the coding sequence ATGTCTTCTCCTAAGAAAGGTCCTAAGAAAACAGTTGAGGAGCTGGAATCTGAATCAACGGGAACGGCTTCTATTGGTGAGAGATTAATTGCCAAAGGTTTAATCAGTAAAGACCAATTAGAGGTGGCCCTAAGGGAGCAACGCCAAACGGGCTCAAAAAAAATGCTTGGTACGATCCTTGTTGATATGGGATTTATCACAGAAGCTGCGCTTGGAGATGTCTTTACCGAATCAACGGGGATTGAGCAATATGATTTAAAATCGGCAGCACTTGACCCTGAGCTTGTTAGGAAAATACCTAAAGAAGTTGCTATACGAAATAAAGTGATACCTGTTTCTATGACAGGCGATAAAGTATTGATCGCCATGACTGACGTTTATAATATTATGGTTCTGGATCAGATAAAACGATACTTTGACAAAACGACTCGTATTGTTCCGGTGTATGCATCACCGCCAGATATTATCGAAATGATTGACATTTATTATGCTTACGAGATGTCAATTGGCGGGATATTGAAGGAAATTGAAACCGGCATATCGGATGAGTCGATCACACTTTCTGGCGAAGGGGAGGGATATACGAATCCAACTATTCGGTTAGTTGATGCCTTACTGATTGATGCTGTTAAAAAACAAGCTTCCGACCTTCACTTTGAACCGGAAGAGAATTTCTTGCGTCTTCGTTATCGTATTGATGGAGAATTACGGCAAATTAGAACATTCCATAAAAATTATTGGCCGGCAATTGCCGTGCGTATCAAAATTTTATCCGATATGAATATTGCCGAAACGCGCAGACCGCAGGATGGTCGTATCAACTATAATATTTTAGGCCGGGTTATTGATTTCAGGGTGGCAACCCATCCCACCATTCATGGTGAAAATATCGTAATGCGTGTCTTGGATAGAAAGAATTCGTTGATGCCACTTGAAAAATTAGGATTTCCAGCACACTCTGAGGCATTGCTGAAGAAATGTATTAAACGTCCAGAAGGTATTATTATTATCACGGGTCCAACGGGTAGCGGTAAAACAACCACACTCTACTCGATCCTGAGTTATATTAACTCGATGACAGTGAATATTATGACTCTGGAGGATCCGGTTGAGTATCAGCTATCGTTAATCAGGCAGACGAATATTAAGGCCGAGGTGGGGATGGATTTCAAGAGTGGTATTAAATCACTCATGCGTCAAGATCCAAACATCGTGTTTGTGGGTGAGGTGCGTGATGAAGATACTGCGACACTTGCCGTGCGTGCTGCCATGACAGGTCACCAGGTTTATACAACACTCCACACCAATGATGCTATGGGAGCAATACCTCGCCTTATTGATATTGGCGTTAAAAATACTTTATTGTCGGGATCCCTTATTTGTATCCTGGCGCAAAGGCTGGTTAGAAGGCTTTGTCCAAAATGTAAAGTGCCGCATACGGCTACTGCAGATGAATGCCGCATTTTAGGCGTTGATCCAAATTCTCCACCGACTATTTATGAACACAAGGGGTGTGATGAATGCGAGGGTATGGGTTATAAAGGCAGGATTGGCGTAACAGAAATTCTGCCTGTTGATAAGGAGCTTGATGATATGATTGCTCGCGGAGAAACACGTAAAGTAATGCTGGAGCATGCAAAATCACATGGATTTATCACCATGCAGGATGAAGCGATTGATAAAATCAAGGCAGGTATGACCGATTTAGAAGAAGTAATTAAAAACATAGACATGACGGAAAGGTTATAG
- a CDS encoding metal ABC transporter ATP-binding protein, which yields MCLSVQNLTVERGGKAVLNDVSLQVKDHDFITIVGPNGAGKTTLLHVLLGLCAPDAGMVYRRNNLRLGFVPQRVQIELSMPITVLRFLELAGKTTPAFMDEILAIMDIASIKYDPVSSLSGGEFQRVLVARALLRKPDVLCLDEPAQNLDMGGQLAFYKLLEKLYQERRCTIIVVSHDLHMVMASSSQVICLYHHICCSGEPHIVTKDPKFQELFGDDVSKMMAVYHHTHSHTHEHEDDHEHHHHHHE from the coding sequence ATTTGCCTTTCTGTGCAGAACCTTACTGTTGAAAGGGGGGGCAAAGCGGTCTTGAATGATGTAAGCCTTCAGGTTAAGGATCATGATTTTATCACGATCGTTGGTCCAAATGGTGCTGGGAAAACCACGCTATTACACGTATTGCTGGGGTTGTGTGCACCTGATGCTGGCATGGTGTATCGACGTAATAATCTTCGTTTAGGGTTTGTTCCGCAACGGGTTCAGATAGAATTATCCATGCCTATTACCGTATTGCGGTTTCTAGAATTGGCTGGAAAAACCACACCGGCCTTTATGGATGAAATTTTGGCGATCATGGATATCGCTTCCATTAAATACGATCCTGTATCGTCTTTATCTGGTGGAGAGTTTCAGCGTGTTTTGGTAGCAAGGGCATTATTGCGTAAGCCCGATGTTCTGTGCCTTGATGAGCCAGCACAAAACCTGGATATGGGGGGACAGCTGGCTTTTTATAAATTATTGGAAAAACTCTATCAGGAGCGGCGCTGTACGATTATTGTTGTATCGCATGATTTGCATATGGTGATGGCATCATCCAGCCAGGTGATTTGTCTGTATCATCATATTTGTTGTTCAGGTGAGCCACATATTGTGACCAAAGATCCGAAGTTTCAGGAATTATTTGGTGATGATGTTTCAAAGATGATGGCGGTGTATCATCATACCCATAGCCATACCCATGAACATGAGGACGACCATGAACATCATCATCATCATCATGAATAA
- the rpmE gene encoding 50S ribosomal protein L31, producing MQANIHPHYHKVKVVLPDGREYMIGSAYGKKELYVDVIWDKHPAWTQSGSVQTNQANEKVAQFNSRYGNLNLFGNKENN from the coding sequence ATGCAAGCCAATATACACCCTCATTATCACAAAGTTAAAGTGGTACTTCCAGATGGTCGTGAATATATGATCGGTTCAGCCTATGGTAAAAAAGAACTCTATGTAGACGTTATCTGGGACAAACATCCTGCATGGACTCAGTCAGGTAGTGTTCAAACCAACCAGGCCAACGAAAAAGTGGCACAGTTCAATTCTCGTTATGGAAATTTGAACTTGTTTGGAAACAAAGAAAACAATTAG